A genomic region of Colletes latitarsis isolate SP2378_abdomen chromosome 7, iyColLati1, whole genome shotgun sequence contains the following coding sequences:
- the LOC143343278 gene encoding BBSome complex member BBS2 isoform X3 has protein sequence MAAFSLNIQKHVESGLVTCGKFDGSHACLAVATFGGNILVHSPHRQPQIKGHDHEQSDRKLSWSGELAELQIGAEITALCTGRLNEDERDVLLIGTATHVLAYHIEDNADIFYKEMSDGARCIMIGKLGWLPNQVAIVGGNCSVTILDQHGTEIFWTVVEGTVSSLAIFDFDGDNENELVTGTDDFEIKVYKEDNVLWEAKETAPVTTLTGFPDRRFVYSVGNGTLGVYEMGQRLWRVKSKHRVVVTRSFDVNGDGTPEVITGWNNGKVDARSSNNGEVIFKIQLSSGVAGIVEADYRRFGKPDLVVVSTTGEVRGYGAGSTMDTPEPGEAMRELLAKKQALQMELRQRAASVPNMYHRTKLAVSLMTANGAARVALASGPGLLIHCAIVFTEGVFEGETLVIHPIKPRGELEIELRPAKNAPVDMHVKVCVGPAGADLMQVFEMTRQLPRFCMYEVIDKPGQIAEDFMKNGVIAEFAERSQRIALWLNQSFILLKEFEVKDDGPNSGGIELWLRGMRDQKVHCFVADPAGKVTIQTEDPVFAGDIIQSLAMYLGLRELSSEVTFPTEESKMLDALERVKDLKEIDIRLQAEAASETTLLKSIIIRLEDARILENVEEMRKRLVQLKNVNVDLIREHEIRMKSYRDLTANLKELNLGVQRAARLRDYTK, from the exons ATGGCAGCGTTTTCTTTGAATATTCAGAAACACGTGGAGTCTGGCCTCGTAACCTGCGGCAAATTCGATGGCTCCCACGCTTGTTTAGCGGTGGCAACGTTTGGCGGTAACATACTGGTGCACAGCCCTCACAGGCAACCGCAAATAAAGGGTCACGATCACGAACAGTCTGATAGAAAGTTGTCTTGGAGCGGGGAACTGGCGGAACTTCAAATAGGGGCGGAG ATTACGGCTCTGTGCACTGGTCGGCTTAACGAAGATGAGAGGGATGTCCTCTTAATTGGTACTGCAACGCACGTTCTGGCCTACCATATCGAAGATAATGCCGATATTTTCTACAAAGAG ATGTCAGACGGTGCCAGATGCATCATGATTGGTAAACTGGGGTGGCTTCCCAACCAAGTGGCGATCGTCGGTGGCAATTGTTCAGTGACGATCTTAGACCAACATGGCACAGAAATATTTTGGACAGTAGTGGAAGGCACTGTCAGCTCCTTAGCTATCTTTGACTTCGACGGGGACAACGAGAACGAA CTAGTCACTGGTACCGACGACTTCGAAATAAAAGTGTACAAAGAGGACAATGTACTTTGGGAGGCTAAGGAGACAGCTCCAGTTACTACCTTAACCGGATTTCCCGATAGGAGGTTCGTGTACTCGGTTGGGAATGGGACTCTGGGTGTTTACGAAATGGGCCAGAGACTTTGGCGCGTTAAA TCGAAACACAGGGTGGTAGTCACaaggagcttcgacgttaatgggGATGGCACCCCGGAGGTTATAACCGGGTGGAACAATGGGAAAGTGGACGCAAGATCGTCCAATAACGGAGAAGTGATCTTCAAAATTCAATTATCGTCCGGAGTGGCTGGAATCGTGGAAGCTGATTACAGGAGGTTTGGCAAACCCGACTTGGTCGTAGTGTCCACCACTGGTGAAG TACGGGGCTATGGCGCTGGTTCCACAATGGACACCCCAGAACCGGGCGAGGCAATGCGCGAATTGCTGGCCAAGAAACAAGCATTGCAGATGGAGCTACGACAAAGGGCAGCGTCCGTTCCTAACATGTACCATCGAACGAAATTGGCAGTCAGCTTAATGACGGCTAACGGTGCTGCACGAGTGGCCCTAGCGTCAGGACCAGGACTTCTA ATCCACTGCGCAATAGTCTTCACCGAAGGCGTGTTCGAGGGCGAGACTCTGGTCATTCATCCTATCAAACCGAGGGGGGAACTCGAAATAGAGCTTCGTCCCGCCAAAAACGCCCCTGTGGACATGCACGTGAAAGTGTGCGTTGGTCCAGCTGGCGCAGACTTGATGCAG GTGTTCGAGATGACGCGCCAGTTGCCCAGGTTTTGCATGTACGAGGTCATCGATAAGCCAGGGCAGATAGCGGAGGATTTCATGAAAAACGGTGTTATAGCTGAG TTTGCAGAGAGGTCTCAAAGGATCGCCCTCTGGTTGAACCAAAGTTTCATACTACTGAAAGAATTCGAAGTTAAGGACGACGGACCCAACAGCGGAGGTATCGAGCTGTGGCTTCGTGGGATGAGGGACCAAAAAGTTCACTGCTTCGTGGCAGATCCAGCCGGAAAGGTGACTATTCAAACAGAAGACCCCGTGTTCGCGGGTGACATTATCCAATCATTGGCCATGTACTTGGGCCTCAGAGAGCTGTCCTCGGAAGTCACGTTTCCGACGGAAGAGAGCAAGATGCTGGACGCGTTGGAACGCGTCAAAG ACTTGAAAGAAATCGACATAAGGCTGCAGGCTGAGGCGGCCAGCGAAACCACTTTGTTGAAGAGCATCATAATTCGTTTAGAGGACGCGAGGATTCTTGAAAACGTCGAGGAGATGAGGAAGAGGTTGGTGCAACTGAAGAACGTCAACGTGGACTTGATTAGGGAGCACGAGATCAGGATGAAAAGTTACAGAGACCTAACCGCGAACCTGAAGGAGTTGAATCTCGGAGTGCAGAGGGCAGCGAGATTAAGAG ATTACACAAAATAA
- the LOC143343278 gene encoding BBSome complex member BBS2 isoform X2 has translation MAAFSLNIQKHVESGLVTCGKFDGSHACLAVATFGGNILVHSPHRQPQIKGHDHEQSDRKLSWSGELAELQIGAEITALCTGRLNEDERDVLLIGTATHVLAYHIEDNADIFYKEMSDGARCIMIGKLGWLPNQVAIVGGNCSVTILDQHGTEIFWTVVEGTVSSLAIFDFDGDNENELVTGTDDFEIKVYKEDNVLWEAKETAPVTTLTGFPDRRFVYSVGNGTLGVYEMGQRLWRVKSKHRVVVTRSFDVNGDGTPEVITGWNNGKVDARSSNNGEVIFKIQLSSGVAGIVEADYRRFGKPDLVVVSTTGEVRGYGAGSTMDTPEPGEAMRELLAKKQALQMELRQRAASVPNMYHRTKLAVSLMTANGAARVALASGPGLLIHCAIVFTEGVFEGETLVIHPIKPRGELEIELRPAKNAPVDMHVKVCVGPAGADLMQVFEMTRQLPRFCMYEVIDKPGQIAEDFMKNGVIAEFAERSQRIALWLNQSFILLKEFEVKDDGPNSGGIELWLRGMRDQKVHCFVADPAGKVTIQTEDPVFAGDIIQSLAMYLGLRELSSEVTFPTEESKMLDALERVKDLKEIDIRLQAEAASETTLLKSIIIRLEDARILENVEEMRKRLVQLKNVNVDLIREHEIRMKSYRDLTANLKELNLGVQRAARLRVGNNASNTVAHCRTAIQDQNPKALALAIRHG, from the exons ATGGCAGCGTTTTCTTTGAATATTCAGAAACACGTGGAGTCTGGCCTCGTAACCTGCGGCAAATTCGATGGCTCCCACGCTTGTTTAGCGGTGGCAACGTTTGGCGGTAACATACTGGTGCACAGCCCTCACAGGCAACCGCAAATAAAGGGTCACGATCACGAACAGTCTGATAGAAAGTTGTCTTGGAGCGGGGAACTGGCGGAACTTCAAATAGGGGCGGAG ATTACGGCTCTGTGCACTGGTCGGCTTAACGAAGATGAGAGGGATGTCCTCTTAATTGGTACTGCAACGCACGTTCTGGCCTACCATATCGAAGATAATGCCGATATTTTCTACAAAGAG ATGTCAGACGGTGCCAGATGCATCATGATTGGTAAACTGGGGTGGCTTCCCAACCAAGTGGCGATCGTCGGTGGCAATTGTTCAGTGACGATCTTAGACCAACATGGCACAGAAATATTTTGGACAGTAGTGGAAGGCACTGTCAGCTCCTTAGCTATCTTTGACTTCGACGGGGACAACGAGAACGAA CTAGTCACTGGTACCGACGACTTCGAAATAAAAGTGTACAAAGAGGACAATGTACTTTGGGAGGCTAAGGAGACAGCTCCAGTTACTACCTTAACCGGATTTCCCGATAGGAGGTTCGTGTACTCGGTTGGGAATGGGACTCTGGGTGTTTACGAAATGGGCCAGAGACTTTGGCGCGTTAAA TCGAAACACAGGGTGGTAGTCACaaggagcttcgacgttaatgggGATGGCACCCCGGAGGTTATAACCGGGTGGAACAATGGGAAAGTGGACGCAAGATCGTCCAATAACGGAGAAGTGATCTTCAAAATTCAATTATCGTCCGGAGTGGCTGGAATCGTGGAAGCTGATTACAGGAGGTTTGGCAAACCCGACTTGGTCGTAGTGTCCACCACTGGTGAAG TACGGGGCTATGGCGCTGGTTCCACAATGGACACCCCAGAACCGGGCGAGGCAATGCGCGAATTGCTGGCCAAGAAACAAGCATTGCAGATGGAGCTACGACAAAGGGCAGCGTCCGTTCCTAACATGTACCATCGAACGAAATTGGCAGTCAGCTTAATGACGGCTAACGGTGCTGCACGAGTGGCCCTAGCGTCAGGACCAGGACTTCTA ATCCACTGCGCAATAGTCTTCACCGAAGGCGTGTTCGAGGGCGAGACTCTGGTCATTCATCCTATCAAACCGAGGGGGGAACTCGAAATAGAGCTTCGTCCCGCCAAAAACGCCCCTGTGGACATGCACGTGAAAGTGTGCGTTGGTCCAGCTGGCGCAGACTTGATGCAG GTGTTCGAGATGACGCGCCAGTTGCCCAGGTTTTGCATGTACGAGGTCATCGATAAGCCAGGGCAGATAGCGGAGGATTTCATGAAAAACGGTGTTATAGCTGAG TTTGCAGAGAGGTCTCAAAGGATCGCCCTCTGGTTGAACCAAAGTTTCATACTACTGAAAGAATTCGAAGTTAAGGACGACGGACCCAACAGCGGAGGTATCGAGCTGTGGCTTCGTGGGATGAGGGACCAAAAAGTTCACTGCTTCGTGGCAGATCCAGCCGGAAAGGTGACTATTCAAACAGAAGACCCCGTGTTCGCGGGTGACATTATCCAATCATTGGCCATGTACTTGGGCCTCAGAGAGCTGTCCTCGGAAGTCACGTTTCCGACGGAAGAGAGCAAGATGCTGGACGCGTTGGAACGCGTCAAAG ACTTGAAAGAAATCGACATAAGGCTGCAGGCTGAGGCGGCCAGCGAAACCACTTTGTTGAAGAGCATCATAATTCGTTTAGAGGACGCGAGGATTCTTGAAAACGTCGAGGAGATGAGGAAGAGGTTGGTGCAACTGAAGAACGTCAACGTGGACTTGATTAGGGAGCACGAGATCAGGATGAAAAGTTACAGAGACCTAACCGCGAACCTGAAGGAGTTGAATCTCGGAGTGCAGAGGGCAGCGAGATTAAGAG TTGGCAACAATGCATCGAACACGGTGGCGCACTGCAGGACTGCGATCCAGGACCAAAATCCAAAAGCTCTCGCTCTTGCAATAAGACATGGCTGA
- the LOC143343278 gene encoding BBSome complex member BBS2 isoform X1, whose translation MAAFSLNIQKHVESGLVTCGKFDGSHACLAVATFGGNILVHSPHRQPQIKGHDHEQSDRKLSWSGELAELQIGAEITALCTGRLNEDERDVLLIGTATHVLAYHIEDNADIFYKEMSDGARCIMIGKLGWLPNQVAIVGGNCSVTILDQHGTEIFWTVVEGTVSSLAIFDFDGDNENELVTGTDDFEIKVYKEDNVLWEAKETAPVTTLTGFPDRRFVYSVGNGTLGVYEMGQRLWRVKSKHRVVVTRSFDVNGDGTPEVITGWNNGKVDARSSNNGEVIFKIQLSSGVAGIVEADYRRFGKPDLVVVSTTGEVRGYGAGSTMDTPEPGEAMRELLAKKQALQMELRQRAASVPNMYHRTKLAVSLMTANGAARVALASGPGLLIHCAIVFTEGVFEGETLVIHPIKPRGELEIELRPAKNAPVDMHVKVCVGPAGADLMQVFEMTRQLPRFCMYEVIDKPGQIAEDFMKNGVIAEFAERSQRIALWLNQSFILLKEFEVKDDGPNSGGIELWLRGMRDQKVHCFVADPAGKVTIQTEDPVFAGDIIQSLAMYLGLRELSSEVTFPTEESKMLDALERVKDLKEIDIRLQAEAASETTLLKSIIIRLEDARILENVEEMRKRLVQLKNVNVDLIREHEIRMKSYRDLTANLKELNLGVQRAARLRGNLFVNLSLKCSSFASFSWQQCIEHGGALQDCDPGPKSKSSRSCNKTWLNVY comes from the exons ATGGCAGCGTTTTCTTTGAATATTCAGAAACACGTGGAGTCTGGCCTCGTAACCTGCGGCAAATTCGATGGCTCCCACGCTTGTTTAGCGGTGGCAACGTTTGGCGGTAACATACTGGTGCACAGCCCTCACAGGCAACCGCAAATAAAGGGTCACGATCACGAACAGTCTGATAGAAAGTTGTCTTGGAGCGGGGAACTGGCGGAACTTCAAATAGGGGCGGAG ATTACGGCTCTGTGCACTGGTCGGCTTAACGAAGATGAGAGGGATGTCCTCTTAATTGGTACTGCAACGCACGTTCTGGCCTACCATATCGAAGATAATGCCGATATTTTCTACAAAGAG ATGTCAGACGGTGCCAGATGCATCATGATTGGTAAACTGGGGTGGCTTCCCAACCAAGTGGCGATCGTCGGTGGCAATTGTTCAGTGACGATCTTAGACCAACATGGCACAGAAATATTTTGGACAGTAGTGGAAGGCACTGTCAGCTCCTTAGCTATCTTTGACTTCGACGGGGACAACGAGAACGAA CTAGTCACTGGTACCGACGACTTCGAAATAAAAGTGTACAAAGAGGACAATGTACTTTGGGAGGCTAAGGAGACAGCTCCAGTTACTACCTTAACCGGATTTCCCGATAGGAGGTTCGTGTACTCGGTTGGGAATGGGACTCTGGGTGTTTACGAAATGGGCCAGAGACTTTGGCGCGTTAAA TCGAAACACAGGGTGGTAGTCACaaggagcttcgacgttaatgggGATGGCACCCCGGAGGTTATAACCGGGTGGAACAATGGGAAAGTGGACGCAAGATCGTCCAATAACGGAGAAGTGATCTTCAAAATTCAATTATCGTCCGGAGTGGCTGGAATCGTGGAAGCTGATTACAGGAGGTTTGGCAAACCCGACTTGGTCGTAGTGTCCACCACTGGTGAAG TACGGGGCTATGGCGCTGGTTCCACAATGGACACCCCAGAACCGGGCGAGGCAATGCGCGAATTGCTGGCCAAGAAACAAGCATTGCAGATGGAGCTACGACAAAGGGCAGCGTCCGTTCCTAACATGTACCATCGAACGAAATTGGCAGTCAGCTTAATGACGGCTAACGGTGCTGCACGAGTGGCCCTAGCGTCAGGACCAGGACTTCTA ATCCACTGCGCAATAGTCTTCACCGAAGGCGTGTTCGAGGGCGAGACTCTGGTCATTCATCCTATCAAACCGAGGGGGGAACTCGAAATAGAGCTTCGTCCCGCCAAAAACGCCCCTGTGGACATGCACGTGAAAGTGTGCGTTGGTCCAGCTGGCGCAGACTTGATGCAG GTGTTCGAGATGACGCGCCAGTTGCCCAGGTTTTGCATGTACGAGGTCATCGATAAGCCAGGGCAGATAGCGGAGGATTTCATGAAAAACGGTGTTATAGCTGAG TTTGCAGAGAGGTCTCAAAGGATCGCCCTCTGGTTGAACCAAAGTTTCATACTACTGAAAGAATTCGAAGTTAAGGACGACGGACCCAACAGCGGAGGTATCGAGCTGTGGCTTCGTGGGATGAGGGACCAAAAAGTTCACTGCTTCGTGGCAGATCCAGCCGGAAAGGTGACTATTCAAACAGAAGACCCCGTGTTCGCGGGTGACATTATCCAATCATTGGCCATGTACTTGGGCCTCAGAGAGCTGTCCTCGGAAGTCACGTTTCCGACGGAAGAGAGCAAGATGCTGGACGCGTTGGAACGCGTCAAAG ACTTGAAAGAAATCGACATAAGGCTGCAGGCTGAGGCGGCCAGCGAAACCACTTTGTTGAAGAGCATCATAATTCGTTTAGAGGACGCGAGGATTCTTGAAAACGTCGAGGAGATGAGGAAGAGGTTGGTGCAACTGAAGAACGTCAACGTGGACTTGATTAGGGAGCACGAGATCAGGATGAAAAGTTACAGAGACCTAACCGCGAACCTGAAGGAGTTGAATCTCGGAGTGCAGAGGGCAGCGAGATTAAGAGGTAACCTTTTCGTTAACCTTTCTCTGAAATGCTCTAGTTTTGCGTCTTTCAGTTGGCAACAATGCATCGAACACGGTGGCGCACTGCAGGACTGCGATCCAGGACCAAAATCCAAAAGCTCTCGCTCTTGCAATAAGACATGGCTGAACGTTTACTGA